The following are from one region of the Eubacterium sp. MSJ-33 genome:
- the flgF gene encoding flagellar basal-body rod protein FlgF, which translates to MVRGLYTAWTGLRNEEKRMDVVTNNMANADTTGFKKVDVTSQSFDRQLAVKIDDPTIGPNLKQGIGGVNLGVKIGETYFDMSQGNFRQTEDQYNFALSGSGFFTISTTDKSGTTTTRYTRDGDFTVTRDGYLVTKDGDYVLAEGGNRIQIPDANLVKISVNQAGEIYSGNNYVATLQLVDFQNYEALSSYGENMYEAVNGAVQTQAAATVNQGYLEMSNVNMVTEMVDMIAVTRAYETNQKMVQTIDQTLDKAVNEIGRV; encoded by the coding sequence ATGGTAAGAGGGTTGTACACGGCCTGGACCGGACTTCGCAACGAAGAAAAAAGAATGGATGTTGTGACGAACAACATGGCAAATGCTGATACAACCGGTTTTAAGAAGGTGGATGTTACATCGCAGTCTTTTGACCGCCAACTGGCAGTCAAGATTGATGATCCGACAATTGGTCCGAACTTAAAACAGGGAATTGGTGGCGTGAATCTTGGTGTGAAGATCGGTGAGACATATTTCGATATGTCACAGGGAAATTTCAGACAGACAGAAGACCAGTACAATTTTGCATTATCCGGCAGCGGATTTTTTACCATCAGCACAACAGACAAGAGTGGAACGACAACGACACGCTACACGCGGGATGGCGATTTCACTGTAACCAGGGACGGTTATCTTGTGACAAAGGATGGCGATTATGTGCTGGCGGAAGGCGGTAATCGTATACAGATTCCGGATGCAAATCTGGTTAAGATCAGCGTGAATCAGGCAGGAGAGATTTATTCCGGCAACAATTATGTTGCAACATTGCAGTTGGTTGATTTCCAAAACTATGAAGCGTTGTCGAGCTATGGTGAGAATATGTATGAAGCGGTGAATGGCGCGGTACAGACACAGGCGGCTGCGACAGTTAATCAGGGATATCTGGAAATGTCGAATGTCAATATGGTAACGGAGATGGTTGATATGATCGCGGTCACAAGAGCGTATGAGACGAACCAGAAGATGGTTCAGACGATTGATCAGACACTGGACAAGGCGGTCAATGAAATCGGAAGAGTATAA
- a CDS encoding rod-binding protein produces MENITNLTNKDYSSYVSQAQVGNLTNQIKRSSSADATDEEMMAACKEFEAYLVEQVYKQVQSTIKSDDSDDNPYADYAYDLQAQQYAKLVSDQGKLGLAQQLYESMKKQNAAITPEELHEMEQAATVANAENA; encoded by the coding sequence ATGGAAAATATCACAAATCTTACAAACAAAGACTATTCCTCGTATGTATCACAGGCACAGGTGGGGAATCTGACTAACCAAATAAAGAGATCCTCTTCCGCAGATGCGACAGATGAGGAGATGATGGCTGCATGCAAGGAATTTGAAGCATATCTGGTAGAGCAGGTGTACAAGCAGGTACAGTCGACGATCAAATCCGATGATTCCGATGATAATCCATATGCAGATTATGCGTATGACCTGCAGGCACAGCAATATGCAAAACTGGTAAGTGATCAGGGAAAACTTGGACTTGCACAGCAGTTATACGAATCCATGAAGAAGCAGAATGCGGCGATCACGCCGGAGGAGCTGCATGAGATGGAGCAGGCAGCGACGGTGGCAAATGCAGAGAATGCATAA
- the pyrB gene encoding aspartate carbamoyltransferase translates to MKHVIDSTDLSVEEIDGILKLAQDIIDDKEAYSEACKGKKLATLFFEPSTRTRLSFESAMMELGGNVLGFSSASSSSATKGESVGDTTRVVSCYADIIAMRHPKEGAPMRASMVSSVPIINAGDGGHNHPTQTLADLLTILREKGRLNNFTIGLCGDLKFGRTVHSLIKALSRYENIKFILIAPKELRVPEYIISEVLEANHIPYEEVESMEEVMGELDVLYMTRVQKERFFNEADYVRLKDTYILDGKKLKHAKSDLAILHPLPRVNEISVEIDDDPRACYFRQVMNGKFVRMALMLTLLKANGAKLNLSADKLAKIPE, encoded by the coding sequence ATGAAACATGTAATTGATTCAACAGACTTATCCGTGGAAGAAATCGATGGCATTTTGAAGCTGGCACAGGATATCATCGATGACAAAGAAGCATATAGTGAAGCGTGTAAGGGCAAAAAACTTGCAACATTATTTTTTGAACCAAGTACAAGAACAAGACTTAGCTTTGAATCAGCAATGATGGAGCTTGGTGGAAATGTACTTGGTTTTTCTTCGGCTTCGTCTTCCTCTGCGACGAAGGGCGAGAGCGTAGGCGACACAACGAGAGTAGTAAGCTGCTATGCAGACATTATTGCGATGCGTCATCCGAAAGAAGGTGCGCCGATGCGGGCATCTATGGTGAGCAGTGTGCCAATCATCAATGCAGGCGATGGCGGTCACAACCATCCAACACAGACACTTGCAGATCTGCTTACGATTCTGCGTGAAAAAGGCAGGCTGAACAACTTTACGATTGGACTGTGTGGCGATTTGAAATTCGGACGTACCGTACATTCGCTGATCAAGGCATTATCCCGTTATGAAAATATCAAATTTATACTGATTGCACCGAAGGAACTCCGCGTACCGGAATACATTATTTCCGAAGTGCTCGAGGCAAATCATATTCCGTATGAAGAAGTAGAATCTATGGAAGAGGTGATGGGAGAACTTGATGTACTCTATATGACAAGAGTGCAGAAGGAACGGTTCTTCAATGAGGCAGATTATGTCAGATTGAAGGATACATATATTCTTGATGGAAAGAAATTGAAACACGCAAAATCCGATCTTGCGATCCTGCATCCGCTTCCACGTGTCAATGAGATTTCAGTGGAGATTGATGATGATCCACGTGCCTGCTATTTCCGTCAGGTTATGAACGGAAAATTTGTGCGTATGGCATTGATGCTGACACTGCTCAAGGCAAATGGTGCAAAATTGAACTTGTCTGCGGACAAGCTTGCGAAGATTCCGGAGTAG
- the metG gene encoding methionine--tRNA ligase codes for MPKKPYYITTAIAYTSGKPHIGNTYEVVLADSIARYKRYVGYDVRFQTGTDEHGQKIEIKAFENLSTPKEFVDETSAEIKRIWDLMNTSYDKFIRTTDDYHEKQVQKIFKKLYDQGDIYKGEYEGMYCTPCESFFTKAQLVDGKCPDCGREVQPAKEEAYFFKLSKYADRLIEHINTHPDFIQPESRKNEMMNNFLLPGLQDLCVSRTSFKWGIPVDFDPGHIVYVWIDALTNYITGLGYDVDGNSDELYHRYWPADLHLIGKDIIRFHTIYWPCILMALGEPLPKQVFGHPWLIQSDGKMSKSRGNVIYADDMVDLFGVDAVRYFLLHEMPFENDGVISWELVIERINSELANTLGNLVNRTISMSNKYFDGVVSNAGAHEPVDDDLKAVVTDTRLRVNACMDKLRVADAITEIFALFKRCNKYIDETMPWALAKDPENADRLNTVLYNLVESIVIGASLLEPYMPETSEKILKQLNADKRRVTELSNFGLYPSGNKVTDQPEILFARIDAPKMLEEIEKRFPSKVVEEPKPEKKVKKEEKVEIPTLDAVVKEEITIDEFSRMQLQMGEIIACEEVAKSKKLLCSQVKVQGRTLQIVSGIKHYYTPEQMVGKKVVVITNLKPTKLAGVLSEGMLLCAEDFDGNLALLTAEKDMPAGAMIS; via the coding sequence ATGCCTAAAAAACCGTACTACATTACAACCGCAATCGCATACACATCTGGTAAGCCTCATATAGGCAATACGTATGAGGTTGTACTTGCAGACAGCATTGCCAGATATAAGAGATATGTTGGATACGATGTTCGTTTCCAGACAGGAACAGACGAACATGGTCAGAAGATAGAGATTAAAGCATTTGAGAATCTCTCCACGCCGAAGGAGTTTGTGGATGAGACATCGGCAGAGATCAAGCGTATATGGGATCTTATGAATACATCTTACGATAAGTTTATCCGTACAACGGACGACTATCATGAGAAACAGGTACAGAAGATTTTCAAGAAATTATACGATCAGGGAGATATCTACAAGGGCGAGTACGAAGGCATGTACTGTACACCTTGTGAATCTTTCTTCACGAAAGCGCAGCTTGTAGATGGCAAATGCCCGGACTGTGGCCGTGAGGTACAGCCGGCAAAGGAAGAAGCATATTTCTTCAAGCTCAGCAAGTATGCAGACCGTCTGATTGAACATATCAATACACATCCGGACTTTATCCAGCCGGAGTCCCGTAAGAACGAGATGATGAATAACTTCCTGCTTCCGGGATTACAGGATCTGTGCGTATCAAGAACATCCTTCAAGTGGGGTATTCCGGTAGACTTCGATCCGGGACATATCGTATATGTATGGATTGATGCGCTGACTAACTATATTACAGGTCTTGGCTATGATGTGGATGGTAATTCGGACGAATTGTACCATCGTTACTGGCCTGCAGATCTGCATCTGATCGGCAAGGATATCATCCGTTTCCATACGATTTACTGGCCATGTATCCTTATGGCACTTGGAGAGCCGCTTCCGAAGCAGGTATTCGGACATCCTTGGCTCATCCAGAGTGATGGAAAGATGAGTAAGTCCCGTGGAAATGTAATCTATGCAGACGATATGGTAGATCTGTTCGGCGTAGATGCGGTTCGCTACTTCCTGCTGCATGAGATGCCGTTTGAGAACGATGGTGTTATCTCATGGGAGCTTGTGATTGAGCGTATCAATTCAGAACTTGCAAACACACTTGGAAACCTCGTCAACCGTACGATTTCCATGTCCAATAAATATTTCGATGGTGTTGTGTCAAACGCAGGCGCACATGAGCCGGTCGATGACGACCTAAAGGCAGTTGTAACTGACACCAGACTCCGTGTAAATGCATGCATGGACAAGCTTCGTGTGGCAGATGCGATCACAGAAATCTTCGCTTTATTTAAGCGTTGCAATAAGTATATTGATGAGACGATGCCTTGGGCACTTGCTAAGGATCCGGAGAATGCAGATCGTCTGAATACGGTTCTTTACAATCTGGTAGAGAGCATCGTGATTGGCGCAAGCTTACTTGAGCCATATATGCCGGAGACTTCCGAGAAGATATTAAAGCAGCTCAATGCTGACAAGCGTCGTGTGACAGAGCTTTCGAACTTTGGCCTGTACCCATCCGGAAATAAGGTAACGGATCAGCCGGAGATTCTCTTTGCAAGAATCGATGCACCAAAGATGCTCGAGGAGATTGAGAAGCGTTTCCCATCTAAGGTTGTTGAGGAGCCAAAGCCGGAGAAGAAGGTAAAGAAAGAAGAAAAGGTTGAGATTCCTACGCTTGATGCCGTTGTAAAAGAAGAAATCACAATTGATGAGTTTAGCCGTATGCAGTTACAGATGGGTGAGATCATCGCCTGCGAGGAAGTTGCAAAGTCCAAGAAACTGCTTTGCTCTCAGGTAAAGGTACAGGGCAGAACCCTGCAGATTGTATCGGGAATCAAGCATTACTATACGCCGGAGCAGATGGTTGGTAAGAAGGTTGTAGTTATCACGAACCTGAAGCCGACAAAGCTGGCGGGTGTTTTGTCTGAAGGTATGCTTCTCTGTGCGGAGGATTTCGATGGAAATCTGGCACTCTTAACTGCAGAGAAAGATATGCCGGCTGGAGCAATGATCAGCTAG
- a CDS encoding rod shape-determining protein — MASLDIGIDLGTASILVYVKGKGVVLKEPSVVAYDRDTEQIKAIGEEARLMLGRTPGNIIAVRPLRQGVISDYRTTEKMLKYFIQKAVGKSFFGRRPRISVCVPSGVTDVEKRAVEDATYQAGARDVYIIEEPVAAAIGAGIDISRPCGNMIVDIGGGTTDIAVISLDGVVVSSSIKVAGDDFDDAIVRFMRKRHNLLIGERSAEDIKINIGTCYKRPENISMDIRGRNLVTGLPKTVTVSSDETEEALREVTSQIVDAVHSVLERTPPELAADIADRGIVLTGGGALLHGLEDLIEENTGITTMTAEEPLTAVAIGTGKYIEFLSERK; from the coding sequence GTGGCAAGTTTAGATATAGGAATCGACCTGGGAACCGCCAGCATATTAGTCTATGTCAAAGGAAAGGGCGTTGTGTTAAAGGAGCCGTCTGTAGTTGCCTACGACAGAGACACGGAACAGATCAAAGCCATTGGTGAAGAGGCGCGATTGATGCTCGGAAGAACACCTGGCAACATCATTGCGGTTCGTCCACTGAGACAGGGTGTGATTTCCGATTATAGAACGACAGAGAAGATGTTGAAATATTTCATCCAGAAGGCAGTTGGTAAGAGTTTCTTCGGTAGAAGACCCCGTATCAGCGTGTGCGTGCCATCCGGAGTTACGGATGTGGAGAAACGTGCCGTGGAGGATGCGACATATCAGGCAGGGGCAAGAGATGTGTATATTATTGAGGAGCCAGTTGCAGCCGCGATTGGCGCAGGTATTGACATTTCCAGACCTTGCGGAAATATGATCGTCGATATCGGTGGTGGAACTACAGATATCGCAGTAATCTCACTGGATGGAGTGGTTGTGTCATCGTCTATCAAGGTAGCAGGTGATGATTTCGATGATGCGATTGTCCGTTTTATGAGGAAGCGTCATAATCTGTTGATTGGTGAGCGTTCAGCGGAGGATATTAAGATCAATATCGGAACTTGTTATAAGCGGCCAGAGAATATCTCCATGGATATCCGTGGACGAAATCTGGTAACAGGACTTCCAAAGACGGTAACAGTATCTTCGGATGAAACTGAAGAAGCACTGCGGGAGGTGACATCGCAGATCGTGGATGCGGTACATTCTGTGTTGGAACGGACTCCGCCGGAATTAGCAGCAGATATTGCAGACCGTGGAATCGTGCTTACCGGAGGTGGTGCATTGTTGCATGGCCTGGAGGATCTGATCGAGGAGAATACCGGAATCACGACGATGACAGCCGAGGAACCGCTCACTGCAGTGGCAATCGGTACAGGAAAGTATATTGAGTTTTTGAGTGAACGTAAGTAG
- a CDS encoding aspartate carbamoyltransferase regulatory subunit: MKIDSIQNGIVLDHITAGKALQVYHDLELDKLDCSVAILQNVKSSKMGKKDILKIDKEYDVNLDVLGYIDPDITVSIIKDGQTVEKKKLALPKKLINVKKCKNPRCITSTEPGIVHIFKLADEKNRIYRCVYCEADK, translated from the coding sequence ATGAAGATAGATAGTATTCAAAATGGTATTGTGCTGGATCATATTACTGCCGGCAAAGCGCTTCAGGTCTACCATGACCTTGAACTCGACAAGCTTGATTGTTCTGTAGCCATCCTGCAGAACGTAAAAAGCAGTAAAATGGGAAAGAAAGATATTCTGAAGATTGATAAAGAATACGATGTGAATCTGGATGTGCTTGGTTATATCGATCCGGATATCACAGTCAGCATCATCAAGGACGGACAGACCGTTGAGAAAAAGAAGCTGGCGTTGCCGAAAAAACTTATCAATGTAAAAAAATGTAAAAATCCACGTTGCATCACATCGACAGAACCGGGAATTGTGCATATATTTAAATTAGCAGATGAAAAAAATCGTATTTATCGCTGCGTTTATTGTGAGGCAGATAAGTAA
- a CDS encoding GAF domain-containing protein translates to MVIENKYLRKAIEKTGFIVLVKRYITGMPGSSLVYISPNASELGMNVEMVNKGLKLSEDYIYPADREMVMKTIHNAIENRVQDYVHEYRMVGDDGVLRQARVNICIEVVSEEDHTYEVEFYIRDISAEKETEKQEEIKQAIEKPSRRMQISPTGSLVISKLDNPGMIPQIQKMEMTMSGFSQLSQLYSVFVDENGKVESTPVGPATNLGDFYDLFETPTYKEFFKTMKEEILAEMKPHIFDREEGGDGKLAMAPICVGDNLQGFWVLGSYTPEETEHLEEIYELHWTTAELVSDFLLQSYNSIVESAKSRGAGKKLREELARQSIVNNALSKINSKLSEDVEQVIGETLREVALHMDLDRMFLYTFDKENPKSYMLRSFFDVSGEMPGDEVLTLLPERLYLVMDAIKRGNGCCMLDRTNMTQRDVINLMRYNFRAEIAYPIYLEGRLYGVLIFAESKSERVWTKEELRFSQSISLLIQNMLENADGDDNVRNVNKHLIETYNSFHEGIFIRDLYTGYVFFSNKALNDMLGYDLTGGDSRKILKNLRDKFEHMDGVRKDIAGRKISKWCSYVPALDEIMDITEVPIEWLQGGAATMIIMKKAKDN, encoded by the coding sequence ATGGTAATAGAAAATAAATACCTTAGAAAAGCAATTGAGAAGACAGGATTTATCGTTTTAGTGAAACGCTATATTACGGGCATGCCTGGCTCAAGCCTTGTGTATATTTCGCCAAATGCATCGGAACTTGGAATGAATGTTGAGATGGTGAATAAAGGGTTGAAATTATCGGAAGATTATATATATCCGGCAGACCGGGAGATGGTGATGAAGACGATACACAATGCGATTGAAAACCGTGTGCAGGATTATGTGCATGAGTATCGTATGGTAGGGGATGATGGTGTACTTCGTCAGGCGAGAGTCAATATCTGTATAGAGGTTGTATCGGAAGAGGATCACACTTATGAGGTTGAGTTTTATATCCGGGATATCTCGGCAGAAAAGGAAACAGAGAAGCAGGAAGAGATCAAGCAGGCAATTGAGAAGCCGAGCAGACGCATGCAGATTTCTCCAACCGGATCTCTTGTGATTAGCAAATTGGACAATCCGGGTATGATTCCGCAGATTCAGAAGATGGAGATGACCATGAGTGGATTTTCACAGCTTTCACAGCTGTATTCTGTTTTTGTCGATGAAAATGGTAAGGTGGAATCCACTCCGGTTGGACCGGCAACAAATCTGGGGGATTTCTACGATTTGTTTGAGACACCAACCTACAAAGAGTTCTTCAAGACAATGAAGGAAGAAATCCTGGCAGAGATGAAACCACATATCTTTGATCGGGAAGAGGGCGGTGATGGCAAGCTTGCTATGGCGCCGATCTGCGTGGGTGATAATTTACAGGGATTCTGGGTACTTGGCTCCTATACTCCGGAAGAGACGGAACATCTGGAAGAGATTTATGAACTGCATTGGACGACAGCAGAGCTTGTCTCTGACTTTCTGTTGCAGAGTTACAATTCTATTGTTGAATCTGCAAAGTCGCGTGGCGCGGGCAAGAAACTGCGTGAAGAACTTGCGAGACAGAGTATCGTCAACAATGCATTGTCGAAGATTAACAGCAAATTGAGCGAAGATGTAGAACAGGTGATTGGCGAGACCTTGCGGGAGGTTGCGCTTCATATGGATCTGGATCGTATGTTTTTATATACATTTGATAAGGAGAACCCGAAATCTTATATGTTGAGAAGCTTTTTTGATGTATCGGGTGAGATGCCGGGTGATGAGGTATTGACACTGCTCCCGGAGCGCTTGTATCTTGTGATGGATGCAATCAAGCGTGGCAACGGTTGCTGTATGCTTGACCGGACGAATATGACGCAGAGAGATGTGATTAATCTGATGCGATATAATTTCCGGGCAGAGATTGCATACCCGATTTATCTGGAAGGAAGGTTGTACGGTGTCCTGATTTTTGCAGAGTCCAAATCGGAACGAGTCTGGACAAAGGAAGAACTTCGTTTTTCACAGAGTATTTCTCTGCTGATTCAGAATATGCTGGAGAACGCAGATGGTGATGATAATGTGCGAAATGTGAATAAACATCTGATAGAGACATACAATAGTTTTCATGAGGGAATTTTTATCCGTGACTTATATACGGGATATGTATTCTTTTCGAATAAGGCATTGAATGATATGCTTGGGTATGATCTGACCGGTGGAGACAGCCGCAAGATTCTGAAGAATCTACGTGATAAATTTGAACACATGGACGGTGTTCGTAAAGATATTGCCGGACGTAAGATCAGCAAATGGTGCAGTTATGTGCCGGCACTTGATGAGATCATGGACATCACAGAAGTGCCGATTGAGTGGTTACAGGGTGGCGCTGCGACCATGATTATTATGAAAAAAGCTAAGGATAATTAG
- a CDS encoding DUF5673 domain-containing protein — translation MDVWLGVLAFVLFLGFGSGVLVCISAVKRQAGIIIKSRLHHKLNNSEVIYANLGLVGLVVLVYFKIYIFVPAVLMFVLFVVLSTRIQSGITRDGVLVGTTFIEWEFMRSFLLENQGEDSNVIVLKIRANRKTYILVCNREDRFAIDEIFKKNNVHSMGGNLK, via the coding sequence ATGGATGTGTGGTTGGGCGTATTGGCCTTCGTGTTATTCCTTGGGTTTGGCTCAGGGGTACTCGTATGTATTTCTGCTGTGAAGCGGCAGGCAGGAATCATAATAAAAAGCCGATTACATCACAAATTAAATAATTCCGAGGTGATCTATGCGAACCTTGGGCTCGTGGGACTTGTGGTATTGGTGTATTTCAAGATCTATATATTTGTGCCTGCGGTATTGATGTTTGTGCTTTTTGTTGTGCTGTCAACACGCATTCAGAGTGGTATAACACGTGATGGTGTATTAGTCGGAACCACATTTATTGAATGGGAATTCATGCGGTCTTTCCTCCTGGAAAACCAGGGGGAAGACAGCAATGTAATCGTACTGAAGATTCGTGCGAATCGAAAAACGTATATCCTTGTTTGCAATCGGGAAGACCGGTTTGCAATTGATGAGATATTCAAGAAAAATAACGTGCATTCAATGGGAGGAAACCTGAAATGA
- a CDS encoding UDP-N-acetylglucosamine 1-carboxyvinyltransferase, producing MEKYVIKGGNVLEGEVSIAGAKNAALGILAAAVMTDEECIIENVPYVEDTKTLLRAIETIGAKVKYIDNHTVSICGGTIKTGEDVCVDDEYIRKIRASYYLLGALLGKYNYAQVALPGGCDIGLRPIDQHIKGFEALGAKVEIVNGGKVVAKADQLIGNHIYLDVVTVGATINIMMAAVLAEGKTTIENAAKEPHIVDVANFLNSMGANIKGAGTDVIRIRGVQRLKGTEYSIIPDQIEAGTFMTMAAATKGNVLIKNVIPKHLEAISSKLNEIGARVIEYDDAVRVMADGRFKATQIKTLPYPGFPTDMQPQMAVTLALSQGTSVITESIFENRFKYVSELSRMGARIKVEGNSAVITGVDGYTGANLVAPDLRAGAALVIAALAADGFSTIDDIKYILRGYEDFDGKIRELGGQIEVVDDDRDVQKFKLRVG from the coding sequence ATGGAAAAATATGTTATAAAAGGCGGCAATGTTCTGGAAGGTGAAGTATCGATTGCCGGTGCGAAAAACGCCGCACTCGGTATCCTTGCAGCAGCAGTTATGACAGACGAAGAGTGTATTATAGAGAATGTACCATATGTAGAAGATACAAAGACATTGCTTCGTGCGATCGAGACAATTGGCGCTAAAGTAAAATACATTGACAATCATACAGTTTCCATCTGCGGCGGAACAATCAAAACCGGCGAAGATGTTTGTGTGGATGATGAATATATACGGAAGATACGAGCATCCTATTATCTGCTTGGTGCCCTGCTTGGTAAATACAACTATGCACAGGTTGCGTTGCCGGGAGGCTGCGATATCGGACTTCGACCGATTGATCAGCATATCAAGGGATTTGAGGCACTTGGCGCGAAAGTAGAGATCGTGAATGGCGGAAAGGTTGTTGCGAAGGCGGATCAGTTGATTGGAAACCATATTTATCTTGATGTGGTGACCGTTGGCGCTACAATCAATATTATGATGGCAGCTGTGCTTGCAGAGGGTAAGACAACGATTGAGAATGCTGCGAAAGAGCCACACATTGTAGACGTTGCGAACTTCCTGAACAGTATGGGCGCAAATATCAAGGGCGCCGGTACGGATGTTATCCGGATTCGCGGTGTTCAGCGGCTGAAAGGAACCGAATATTCAATCATTCCGGATCAGATAGAAGCAGGAACATTTATGACGATGGCAGCAGCCACGAAAGGAAATGTTCTGATAAAGAATGTAATTCCAAAACACTTAGAGGCAATCTCTTCTAAGCTGAATGAGATTGGTGCACGCGTAATCGAATATGATGATGCGGTCCGCGTTATGGCGGATGGCAGATTCAAAGCAACACAGATCAAGACACTTCCATATCCGGGATTCCCGACAGATATGCAGCCGCAGATGGCGGTTACACTTGCATTGTCACAGGGAACCAGTGTCATTACGGAGAGTATTTTTGAGAATCGTTTCAAATATGTAAGCGAGCTTTCACGTATGGGAGCGCGCATCAAGGTAGAAGGTAATTCCGCAGTCATTACCGGCGTGGATGGTTATACTGGTGCGAATCTGGTTGCACCGGATCTTCGTGCGGGTGCCGCACTTGTCATAGCAGCACTGGCAGCGGATGGATTCAGTACGATTGATGATATCAAATATATTTTGCGTGGGTATGAAGATTTTGATGGAAAGATTCGTGAGCTTGGCGGGCAGATCGAAGTGGTCGATGATGACCGTGATGTCCAGAAATTCAAATTAAGAGTGGGTTAA
- a CDS encoding flagellar hook-basal body protein: MMRSLWTAASGMRAQQVNVDTIANNVANINTIGYKTQQASFKSLLYQNLQSTSTNNAGQNKPVAAEVGLGSRVAAITSTFTNGNLNHVENPFSVALEGDGFFQIRTESGELQYTRDGAFEISPVANGNMLCTSDGNPVLDAYGNEIILPSNRVATDLVINRDGTLAFPDGTGNPAVITDANGSPIKFGIYQFNNPAGLSKEGSNNYSQTVASGAAVAENGNATLKQTQTHQYYTEASNVDVANEMVNLIVAQRAYEMNSKAIQASDEMMQQANNLR, encoded by the coding sequence ATGATGCGATCCCTTTGGACGGCTGCATCCGGTATGCGGGCACAGCAGGTCAATGTAGATACAATTGCGAATAACGTAGCGAATATCAATACAATTGGATATAAAACACAGCAGGCGAGTTTCAAGTCTTTGCTGTATCAGAATCTGCAGTCGACATCGACGAACAATGCCGGTCAGAATAAACCGGTAGCGGCAGAAGTTGGACTTGGAAGCCGTGTGGCAGCGATTACAAGTACATTTACAAATGGTAATCTTAATCATGTAGAAAATCCGTTCAGTGTGGCACTGGAAGGAGATGGTTTTTTCCAGATCCGCACGGAGAGTGGAGAATTGCAGTATACACGTGATGGTGCATTTGAGATTTCACCGGTCGCAAATGGAAACATGCTTTGTACATCGGATGGTAATCCGGTTTTGGATGCATATGGAAATGAAATTATATTGCCGTCCAACCGTGTGGCAACGGATCTCGTGATCAACCGGGATGGAACACTGGCATTTCCAGATGGAACGGGGAATCCTGCGGTGATTACAGATGCAAATGGAAGTCCTATTAAGTTCGGTATTTATCAGTTTAACAATCCGGCAGGCCTTTCCAAGGAAGGCAGCAATAATTATTCTCAGACCGTAGCGAGTGGTGCAGCGGTTGCGGAAAATGGAAATGCAACGCTGAAACAGACACAGACACACCAGTACTATACGGAAGCATCCAATGTAGATGTGGCAAATGAAATGGTCAATCTGATCGTAGCACAGCGTGCATATGAGATGAATTCTAAAGCAATTCAGGCTTCTGATGAGATGATGCAGCAGGCGAATAACTTACGATAA